The window CACATAAGTGACTTTTACGTAAAATTATTTCGATGCATGATTCAGATAATCGAGCAGAATCACAACGACTCCCGAAATTCGAAAACTTGGATCGTTAGCAAAATGGTGGAAAGAAGCATCCtagagtgtgtgtgtgtgtgtgtgtgtgaggaGGGTGGGGGGTGCGGCGGGCAATAGGGTGGGAGCAGAGAGCAGGGGTCTAAACAATCGCGTCATCATCGAGTATCCTTGACGAATTGCTTGGTTGGTTCGTTTAGCGATATGTTTTTTCTCGTACAAAACTGAATCGGTTAAATGGTATTGCGATTAAAACGGGGACAGACAGCGGTGCGTTTCAATGGATGTATATGATGTATGTAAGTACGCGGCATCACGACGCCGCGTAGATtcttgttaataactagaaacgTTGATTTTCTTTTCGTATCGTAATTTTTCCAGCATGCTTGCTGTATAGTACGTTGTTCGTAAGAAATGTTACGAACACGAATTAGctgtaaataatatttgaaatgttTTGTTTGTGAAACTAGGTTCTAGaacgagccgaaaatgccaggTTTTAGTAGCGTTGGCACGTTTAAAATCTTTATCGGCAATTTAGCCGACAAGACGTCGAATGCTGATATTAAACCGTTGTTCGAGAAGTACGGAAAGGTTGTAGAATGCGACGTGGTGAAAAATTATGGATTTGTGGTAAGTTTGAACTTTTCGATACGCagcaatttgtttaaaaaattgtacgGAAGTTACATGGAATGTTAGGAAGGTTGACATTCTTGCCCCTCTTTCTTTcacttattcatttatttttcctttctttctttttacgttGTTGTAAGGGACAAGTATTATGAGATGATATTATATGTTCAACAGCATATGGAAAACGAAGAGGCAGGGAGAAACGCGATACAAAATTTGAATGGACAAATAGTTCATGGGCAGCCAATTAAATGCGAGGCTGCGAAGAGTCGTAAGGGGCCAAATACTCCTACGACAAAAATATTTGTTGGCAATCTCACAGATAATACGAAAGCCCCGCAAGTGCGGGAACTTTTCGCTAAATACGGCACAGTTGTAGAATGTGATATTGTGAGAAATTACGGCTTCGTTCATCTCGAAGCAACAGGTGATGTGAACGACGCTATCAAGGAACTGAACGGACAAATGGTAGATGGTCAACCAATGAAAGTTCAGATTTCTACGAGCAGAGTACGACAGAGGCCAGGAATGGGAGATCCTGAACAATGCTATCGATGCGGCCGCGGCGGTCATTGGTCCAAGGAATGTCCGAAAGGAGGAATGGGAGGAGGTCCGGATAGAAACGGATACAGGGACCGAATGTTTGGACGCGACCCGTACCCtccaccgccgccaccaccgTTCCTTCGGGATCGGTTAATGGGTGGTGGCCGCTTTGGAGTAagtactttttttcttttttttctttgtatttctatttgtttttttttttttttttttttttcaattattttacacGATAATCAAAGGGAACGTGAAATTTATCTCGCACGTTTGTCGTTCAGGCTGGTGTTAACGGAAAGGGAAAGATGTATTAACGCGTTggacttttccttttctttcataGGACTACGAAAGCTACTATGACAGAAGGGGCTTCGAGGACACCAGGGATCTCTACGAGAGGCGGTTTACGGGTATGACAGGGCCCTGTGACATGGGAAGTTCCATGTGCGGGCTTGACTTTCCACCAATGACAATGCCACCTCTACCCCCAAGACGAGACCCAATGCCTCCTATGCCTCCTCTAGGTATGGGATCCATGCGCGACACCGGCTTCTCCCGTGGCAACGAGTATGGCATGTTCAGCCGCCGATCACCCCCTCCAAGTGGCAACAACGGCCGGTTCAGGTGAGTAGAGCCATCGTGTACCGACTGCCCATTCGTCCGACTTAACATTGTGAACGTTCCAGGCTGGATTAACAGCTCATGCGAATTGGGGTTCGGTGATTCGTCGACATTTTATATAtatcattttatatatatatatatatatatatatattacatgtgtatatatacatatatacacgcGCACgcgcacacacatacacacacacatatccATACCATATTGTCTTCCTTACGaatcttaaatttcttttttttttcttttttctttgtctttGTCCGTTCGAGTATCGTTGTTCCTTAGAAAAGCGGAAATTTCTCCAATTGGTCGTATACATACACGTTTACAGGTATATATATGTGCTTACGGCACGGTCGCGTGTAAATACGTCTGCGATTTGTACATTGATACGCACTATTTGTCCTTAGATTGGGTAATATTCAATTGTACTTGTTTGGCCAGCGATGAAACTTGGATCGCGTAAACGTTGCTCATTTGCGTATAGTTGCTCGTAATCGAATCCGTGCATAGCTGCATCTTTccggtttatttattttttcttttcgtaaCACAGACATACATAGGATGGGATGTGTTGTTAAAGTTGTATGCCTCGGAAAGTGGATTCTCCGAGCCGAAACGGTTGAAACAGCCCTTTACCATCGTTTTACAATTcgcggcttcgttttcgagataggACTGTTTTAAAATTGGCTGTTTAACGTTTCGAGCGTTCCGAGCGGTTCGATTAAACCCGATTGAAATCGAGCGAATAATTGGACACGTGGTCGCGGGTATCTACTGTCGGCACAATTACCCCTTTCAAACAGTAATACATATAGGGTATGTCGCGCTACGACATAGTATCTAGGGGGGATTGTATAAGGTGAGAGTGCTTACCCCTCTAATCGCACTTGAACAATTCGTTGGCTCGTATGTAGAACTTAAAGTGGTGGTAAGCTCCGATGTCTAGCTGTTCGTTACgagaaaggaaatagaaaattacaaaatgatgATACAGGGGGgttttttattcgtttcttcTGGCACGGAGAGTCTGTAGCTTTCGAATGATACAACTTGTTTGGAAAACACGGAGTGAATATGGATGAATTAGTGCTTGTTCGAATGGACGTGTCTGTCTGTCGAATATGTTACGCGTGGTCGTGTTGTTTATATATCGCATATCGTGTATGTTTCTGTTCTTTTGCGTGTAGTTGAGACAATATAATtggtaaattttttttattttttttatttttttaaattttctaattcaagTACGAGTGTCGACCCGATGCCCACATGAGTGCAGAGTCTGCGtaataaaatgttaattgtAATATGACGCTTGGACGTTTCTGTACATTCTAAATTTCAGTGCACCTCAGGCTGCGTACCATCTTTGTCCATGAACGCGGGCAACCCTAGAGAGACAGTCCCGGGCCAACGTTCAAGTCGTGCAAGAGTAAGTCTTTGACCACTTTTGTTAGCGAGTAGTCGTACCTCGTTCTTGTCGCTGACGCGCATTCTATACGAGCAGCTTCCCTCACTTgcattaatagaaataaatacgCGGGAAATTCCGGGTCTCGACTGATCG of the Osmia lignaria lignaria isolate PbOS001 chromosome 7, iyOsmLign1, whole genome shotgun sequence genome contains:
- the lark gene encoding RNA-binding protein lark isoform X11; translated protein: MPGFSSVGTFKIFIGNLADKTSNADIKPLFEKYGKVVECDVVKNYGFVHMENEEAGRNAIQNLNGQIVHGQPIKCEAAKSRKGPNTPTTKIFVGNLTDNTKAPQVRELFAKYGTVVECDIVRNYGFVHLEATGDVNDAIKELNGQMVDGQPMKVQISTSRVRQRPGMGDPEQCYRCGRGGHWSKECPKGGMGGGPDRNGYRDRMFGRDPYPPPPPPPFLRDRLMGGGRFGDYESYYDRRGFEDTRDLYERRFTGMTGPCDMGSSMCGLDFPPMTMPPLPPRRDPMPPMPPLGMGSMRDTGFSRGNEYGMFSRRSPPPSGNNGRFRLD
- the lark gene encoding RNA-binding protein lark isoform X7, with product MPGFSSVGTFKIFIGNLADKTSNADIKPLFEKYGKVVECDVVKNYGFVHMENEEAGRNAIQNLNGQIVHGQPIKCEAAKSRKGPNTPTTKIFVGNLTDNTKAPQVRELFAKYGTVVECDIVRNYGFVHLEATGDVNDAIKELNGQMVDGQPMKVQISTSRVRQRPGMGDPEQCYRCGRGGHWSKECPKGGMGGGPDRNGYRDRMFGRDPYPPPPPPPFLRDRLMGGGRFGDYESYYDRRGFEDTRDLYERRFTGMTGPCDMGSSMCGLDFPPMTMPPLPPRRDPMPPMPPLGMGSMRDTGFSRGNEYGMFSRRSPPPSGNNGRFRGMYEDFSRDSFEERRTP
- the lark gene encoding RNA-binding protein lark isoform X9; protein product: MPGFSSVGTFKIFIGNLADKTSNADIKPLFEKYGKVVECDVVKNYGFVHMENEEAGRNAIQNLNGQIVHGQPIKCEAAKSRKGPNTPTTKIFVGNLTDNTKAPQVRELFAKYGTVVECDIVRNYGFVHLEATGDVNDAIKELNGQMVDGQPMKVQISTSRVRQRPGMGDPEQCYRCGRGGHWSKECPKGGMGGGPDRNGYRDRMFGRDPYPPPPPPPFLRDRLMGGGRFGDYESYYDRRGFEDTRDLYERRFTGMTGPCDMGSSMCGLDFPPMTMPPLPPRRDPMPPMPPLGMGSMRDTGFSRGNEYGMFSRRSPPPSGNNGRFSAPQAAYHLCP
- the lark gene encoding RNA-binding protein lark isoform X10, with product MPGFSSVGTFKIFIGNLADKTSNADIKPLFEKYGKVVECDVVKNYGFVHMENEEAGRNAIQNLNGQIVHGQPIKCEAAKSRKGPNTPTTKIFVGNLTDNTKAPQVRELFAKYGTVVECDIVRNYGFVHLEATGDVNDAIKELNGQMVDGQPMKVQISTSRVRQRPGMGDPEQCYRCGRGGHWSKECPKGGMGGGPDRNGYRDRMFGRDPYPPPPPPPFLRDRLMGGGRFGDYESYYDRRGFEDTRDLYERRFTGMTGPCDMGSSMCGLDFPPMTMPPLPPRRDPMPPMPPLGMGSMRDTGFSRGNEYGMFSRRSPPPSGNNGRFRTP
- the lark gene encoding RNA-binding protein lark isoform X1, translating into MPGFSSVGTFKIFIGNLADKTSNADIKPLFEKYGKVVECDVVKNYGFVHMENEEAGRNAIQNLNGQIVHGQPIKCEAAKSRKGPNTPTTKIFVGNLTDNTKAPQVRELFAKYGTVVECDIVRNYGFVHLEATGDVNDAIKELNGQMVDGQPMKVQISTSRVRQRPGMGDPEQCYRCGRGGHWSKECPKGGMGGGPDRNGYRDRMFGRDPYPPPPPPPFLRDRLMGGGRFGDYESYYDRRGFEDTRDLYERRFTGMTGPCDMGSSMCGLDFPPMTMPPLPPRRDPMPPMPPLGMGSMRDTGFSRGNEYGMFSRRSPPPSGNNGRFSRGMYEDFSRDSFEERRPGLRGPSPSRRFAPY
- the lark gene encoding RNA-binding protein lark isoform X12: MPGFSSVGTFKIFIGNLADKTSNADIKPLFEKYGKVVECDVVKNYGFVHMENEEAGRNAIQNLNGQIVHGQPIKCEAAKSRKGPNTPTTKIFVGNLTDNTKAPQVRELFAKYGTVVECDIVRNYGFVHLEATGDVNDAIKELNGQMVDGQPMKVQISTSRVRQRPGMGDPEQCYRCGRGGHWSKECPKGGMGGGPDRNGYRDRMFGRDPYPPPPPPPFLRDRLMGGGRFGDYESYYDRRGFEDTRDLYERRFTGMGSMRDTGFSRGNEYGMFSRRSPPPSGNNGRFSRGMYEDFSRDSFEERRPGLRGPSPSRRFAPY
- the lark gene encoding RNA-binding protein lark isoform X13 gives rise to the protein MPGFSSVGTFKIFIGNLADKTSNADIKPLFEKYGKVVECDVVKNYGFVHMENEEAGRNAIQNLNGQIVHGQPIKCEAAKSRKGPNTPTTKIFVGNLTDNTKAPQVRELFAKYGTVVECDIVRNYGFVHLEATGDVNDAIKELNGQMVDGQPMKVQISTSRVRQRPGMGDPEQCYRCGRGGHWSKECPKGGMGGGPDRNGYRDRMFGRDPYPPPPPPPFLRDRLMGGGRFGDYESYYDRRGFEDTRDLYERRFTGMGSMRDTGFSRGNEYGMFSRRSPPPSGNNGRFRGMYEDFSRDSFEERRPGLRGPSPSRRFAPY
- the lark gene encoding RNA-binding protein lark isoform X16, whose product is MPGFSSVGTFKIFIGNLADKTSNADIKPLFEKYGKVVECDVVKNYGFVHMENEEAGRNAIQNLNGQIVHGQPIKCEAAKSRKGPNTPTTKIFVGNLTDNTKAPQVRELFAKYGTVVECDIVRNYGFVHLEATGDVNDAIKELNGQMVDGQPMKVQISTSRVRQRPGMGDPEQCYRCGRGGHWSKECPKGGMGGGPDRNGYRDRMFGRDPYPPPPPPPFLRDRLMGGGRFGDYESYYDRRGFEDTRDLYERRFTGMGSMRDTGFSRGNEYGMFSRRSPPPSGNNGRFRPGLRGPSPSRRFAPY
- the lark gene encoding RNA-binding protein lark isoform X4 — translated: MPGFSSVGTFKIFIGNLADKTSNADIKPLFEKYGKVVECDVVKNYGFVHMENEEAGRNAIQNLNGQIVHGQPIKCEAAKSRKGPNTPTTKIFVGNLTDNTKAPQVRELFAKYGTVVECDIVRNYGFVHLEATGDVNDAIKELNGQMVDGQPMKVQISTSRVRQRPGMGDPEQCYRCGRGGHWSKECPKGGMGGGPDRNGYRDRMFGRDPYPPPPPPPFLRDRLMGGGRFGDYESYYDRRGFEDTRDLYERRFTGMTGPCDMGSSMCGLDFPPMTMPPLPPRRDPMPPMPPLGMGSMRDTGFSRGNEYGMFSRRSPPPSGNNGRFSRGMYEDFSRDSFEERSFPIPDT
- the lark gene encoding RNA-binding protein lark isoform X2, whose protein sequence is MPGFSSVGTFKIFIGNLADKTSNADIKPLFEKYGKVVECDVVKNYGFVHMENEEAGRNAIQNLNGQIVHGQPIKCEAAKSRKGPNTPTTKIFVGNLTDNTKAPQVRELFAKYGTVVECDIVRNYGFVHLEATGDVNDAIKELNGQMVDGQPMKVQISTSRVRQRPGMGDPEQCYRCGRGGHWSKECPKGGMGGGPDRNGYRDRMFGRDPYPPPPPPPFLRDRLMGGGRFGDYESYYDRRGFEDTRDLYERRFTGMTGPCDMGSSMCGLDFPPMTMPPLPPRRDPMPPMPPLGMGSMRDTGFSRGNEYGMFSRRSPPPSGNNGRFRGMYEDFSRDSFEERRPGLRGPSPSRRFAPY
- the lark gene encoding RNA-binding protein lark isoform X6 encodes the protein MPGFSSVGTFKIFIGNLADKTSNADIKPLFEKYGKVVECDVVKNYGFVHMENEEAGRNAIQNLNGQIVHGQPIKCEAAKSRKGPNTPTTKIFVGNLTDNTKAPQVRELFAKYGTVVECDIVRNYGFVHLEATGDVNDAIKELNGQMVDGQPMKVQISTSRVRQRPGMGDPEQCYRCGRGGHWSKECPKGGMGGGPDRNGYRDRMFGRDPYPPPPPPPFLRDRLMGGGRFGDYESYYDRRGFEDTRDLYERRFTGMTGPCDMGSSMCGLDFPPMTMPPLPPRRDPMPPMPPLGMGSMRDTGFSRGNEYGMFSRRSPPPSGNNGRFSRGMYEDFSRDSFEERRTP
- the lark gene encoding RNA-binding protein lark isoform X5, producing MPGFSSVGTFKIFIGNLADKTSNADIKPLFEKYGKVVECDVVKNYGFVHMENEEAGRNAIQNLNGQIVHGQPIKCEAAKSRKGPNTPTTKIFVGNLTDNTKAPQVRELFAKYGTVVECDIVRNYGFVHLEATGDVNDAIKELNGQMVDGQPMKVQISTSRVRQRPGMGDPEQCYRCGRGGHWSKECPKGGMGGGPDRNGYRDRMFGRDPYPPPPPPPFLRDRLMGGGRFGDYESYYDRRGFEDTRDLYERRFTGMTGPCDMGSSMCGLDFPPMTMPPLPPRRDPMPPMPPLGMGSMRDTGFSRGNEYGMFSRRSPPPSGNNGRFRGMYEDFSRDSFEERSFPIPDT
- the lark gene encoding RNA-binding protein lark isoform X8 encodes the protein MPGFSSVGTFKIFIGNLADKTSNADIKPLFEKYGKVVECDVVKNYGFVHMENEEAGRNAIQNLNGQIVHGQPIKCEAAKSRKGPNTPTTKIFVGNLTDNTKAPQVRELFAKYGTVVECDIVRNYGFVHLEATGDVNDAIKELNGQMVDGQPMKVQISTSRVRQRPGMGDPEQCYRCGRGGHWSKECPKGGMGGGPDRNGYRDRMFGRDPYPPPPPPPFLRDRLMGGGRFGDYESYYDRRGFEDTRDLYERRFTGMTGPCDMGSSMCGLDFPPMTMPPLPPRRDPMPPMPPLGMGSMRDTGFSRGNEYGMFSRRSPPPSGNNGRFRPGLRGPSPSRRFAPY
- the lark gene encoding RNA-binding protein lark isoform X3 — encoded protein: MPGFSSVGTFKIFIGNLADKTSNADIKPLFEKYGKVVECDVVKNYGFVHMENEEAGRNAIQNLNGQIVHGQPIKCEAAKSRKGPNTPTTKIFVGNLTDNTKAPQVRELFAKYGTVVECDIVRNYGFVHLEATGDVNDAIKELNGQMVDGQPMKVQISTSRVRQRPGMGDPEQCYRCGRGGHWSKECPKGGMGGGPDRNGYRDRMFGRDPYPPPPPPPFLRDRLMGGGRFGDYESYYDRRGFEDTRDLYERRFTGMTGPCDMGSSMCGLDFPPMTMPPLPPRRDPMPPMPPLGMGSMRDTGFSRGNEYGMFSRRSPPPSGNNGRFSAPYYVHHSTGSGAEAWDEETFLRNAN
- the lark gene encoding RNA-binding protein lark isoform X14 — encoded protein: MPGFSSVGTFKIFIGNLADKTSNADIKPLFEKYGKVVECDVVKNYGFVHMENEEAGRNAIQNLNGQIVHGQPIKCEAAKSRKGPNTPTTKIFVGNLTDNTKAPQVRELFAKYGTVVECDIVRNYGFVHLEATGDVNDAIKELNGQMVDGQPMKVQISTSRVRQRPGMGDPEQCYRCGRGGHWSKECPKGGMGGGPDRNGYRDRMFGRDPYPPPPPPPFLRDRLMGGGRFGDYESYYDRRGFEDTRDLYERRFTGMGSMRDTGFSRGNEYGMFSRRSPPPSGNNGRFSAPYYVHHSTGSGAEAWDEETFLRNAN
- the lark gene encoding RNA-binding protein lark isoform X18, producing the protein MPGFSSVGTFKIFIGNLADKTSNADIKPLFEKYGKVVECDVVKNYGFVHMENEEAGRNAIQNLNGQIVHGQPIKCEAAKSRKGPNTPTTKIFVGNLTDNTKAPQVRELFAKYGTVVECDIVRNYGFVHLEATGDVNDAIKELNGQMVDGQPMKVQISTSRVRQRPGMGDPEQCYRCGRGGHWSKECPKGGMGGGPDRNGYRDRMFGRDPYPPPPPPPFLRDRLMGGGRFGDYESYYDRRGFEDTRDLYERRFTGMGSMRDTGFSRGNEYGMFSRRSPPPSGNNGRFRLD
- the lark gene encoding RNA-binding protein lark isoform X17 gives rise to the protein MPGFSSVGTFKIFIGNLADKTSNADIKPLFEKYGKVVECDVVKNYGFVHMENEEAGRNAIQNLNGQIVHGQPIKCEAAKSRKGPNTPTTKIFVGNLTDNTKAPQVRELFAKYGTVVECDIVRNYGFVHLEATGDVNDAIKELNGQMVDGQPMKVQISTSRVRQRPGMGDPEQCYRCGRGGHWSKECPKGGMGGGPDRNGYRDRMFGRDPYPPPPPPPFLRDRLMGGGRFGDYESYYDRRGFEDTRDLYERRFTGMGSMRDTGFSRGNEYGMFSRRSPPPSGNNGRFRTP
- the lark gene encoding RNA-binding protein lark isoform X15 produces the protein MENEEAGRNAIQNLNGQIVHGQPIKCEAAKSRKGPNTPTTKIFVGNLTDNTKAPQVRELFAKYGTVVECDIVRNYGFVHLEATGDVNDAIKELNGQMVDGQPMKVQISTSRVRQRPGMGDPEQCYRCGRGGHWSKECPKGGMGGGPDRNGYRDRMFGRDPYPPPPPPPFLRDRLMGGGRFGDYESYYDRRGFEDTRDLYERRFTGMTGPCDMGSSMCGLDFPPMTMPPLPPRRDPMPPMPPLGMGSMRDTGFSRGNEYGMFSRRSPPPSGNNGRFSRGMYEDFSRDSFEERRPGLRGPSPSRRFAPY